The segment GAGTATTTCCGCTTCGCCATTGACGTGTACCACGTCCTTTGCTCCGGAGGCTTCGGGCGATACGGGATTGCCGTTGTGAGAAAGGACGCGGAACGACGCACCGTGCAGGTGGAACGGGTGGGCCATCCAGTCGGTCACCACGCGCCAGATTTCCGGTTCACCGAGACGGGCGCGCAGATCGATGCGGTCCGGATCCATGGATCGGCCGTTGATCCCCATCATGCCCATGCCTCCACCCATCCACATGTCACGGCCGCCGCGTCTGTCCGACATGCCCATGCGCCCCTCCCTCCGCATCCCGCGCATGCCCATACCACCTGCATGCATGTCGAGAGTGAACGTCCGCCGCGTCTCATCACCTGTCGGCCCCGCCAGGCTTGGGGCTCCTTGGATGCGTTCCGGTAGCTTCGTCACAGCGGAGGGTGGCCTACCGTCGACCTCGAAGCGCATGATTTCAAACCGCCCCTCGCGATCGATGGCATCTGGTTCTGGCAGTCTCATGCCCATCATGCCACCCATCATACGATCTCTCGAACGTCTGCCACGCCCGGATACGAGCCGTGTCGCCGCTCCGTCGGCGAAGTCGACCACGATCTCTGCCCGTTCGGCCGGTGCGAGCTCGACTTCGCTCATGGTCATCGGGATGGGCAGGAACCCCGCATCGGAGGCGATGCGATAGAAGCGACGGCCGTCTTCGAACGCGAAACGGTAGGTGCGTGCGTTTGAGGCGTTCAGAATTCGCAACCGTACCAGCCCCGCCGGCACACTTGCGCGTGGCCGGATCGCTCCGTTCACGAGAATCTGGTCGCCTCGGTATCCATGCATGAGCGAAGGACCACGCGGGGCGTAGAGCAGTGAGCCATCCTTGGCGAAGAGGCGGTCCTGCACGATAAGAGGCAGATCATCGACGCCATGCGTCGATGGCAGGCGGGTTTCAGCCTCTGGATCGATGATCTGAAGCATCCCGGCGAGGCCGAAATAGACGTGCGGTCCCGTGCGGCCATGGATGTGGGAGTGGTACCAAAGCGTCGCACCTGGCTGATCGACGTCCAAGATAGGGCGCCAGGTCTCGCCCGGAGAAAAGGCCGTCTGCGGACCGCCATCGTATCGCCCCTCGACATGCAGCCCGTGCCAATGAGCGGTGATCGGCTCATCGATATCGTTCGTCACCTCCGGTCGCACGCTGGTGCCGCGTCGAAGTCTGAGAACCGGACCGAGATAGTCACTTTCGAAACCGACCGTCGGCGTTTCGCGCCCTGACAGGAAGCTCGAGCGCCCCGTTCGTGCCCTGAGCGAGAAGCGCTCGCCATCCCCCACTTCGACCAGCGACGGAACAGGCAGATCGCGCCCACCTTCGGCTGCAAAGGCGCGCCCGATTACGGGTGGTGTCATGGACACGGCCAGCGCGGCGGCCGAAGTTCGAAGGAATTCGCGTCGGGTTGACTTGGTCACGGTTCGACTCCATCAGAACTTGTTGGCGGGGATCTTGAAGTAACTGTTGCCATCCACCTCGGGCTCAGGGAGCGCGCCGCCGCGCAAGTTGACCTGGAGGGCGTGCAGCATGCGCTCGGGCAGGCCGAGCGTGGCGTCGCGCTCTTCGCGCGTGGCGACGAAGTCCGCCTTCGTCGTTCCCTTCTTCACGTGCTTGTTCGAGGCCAGGTGCTCGCCCACCGTCGCCTCCCACATCGGCTCGTCGCGCCCGTCCGCGCCGTAATCGTGTCCGATGAAGACACGAGTTCCGTCCGGCAGTGCGAGGATCGCCTGGATCGAGTCCCAGAGTTCGGCCGCACTGCCACCGGGAAAGTCGGCGCGGGACGAGCCCACGTCCGGGTACATCAGCGTGTCGTGCGCGAAGACTGCGTCGCCCACGACATAGGTGATCGAGCCCAGCGTATGGCCGGGTGAGAGCATGACGCGAAAGGACAGCGAGCCGACCTCGAACGTGTCGCCGTTCGCGAAGAGCGCGTCGAAGTGGCGCTCGGTCTGGAAGGCGCCCGGCTCATGATAGTAGTCGCGCCAGAGTTTGGCGATCTCGCGTACCTTCTCTCCGATCGCGTTGGGCTTGCCGGTGCGCTGCTTGAGCCAGTGGGACGCCATGAGGTGATCGGCGTGCGGGTGCGTGTCGAGAATCCGCGTCAGCGTCAGCCCGTTCTCCTCGATCAGCGCCAGGATGCGTTCGGCGCTTTCGGTGGAGGTTCGCGCGGCGGCGGGGTCGAAGTTCAACACCGTGTCGATGACGACGGCGGCCTTGGTCTCCGGGCAGGCGACGACGTACTGGATCGAGCCCGTGGCGGCCTCGTACACGCCCCATACGTCCGGGCTGCCGCGCCCGGTGGAGGGGGAGTGGCGGGTCAGGTGCTGATAATCGGGCATGGTCGGTCGCTCCACTGGCTCTTGGCTCCTTTGCCTAGACCTCCAGATGGAGGCGATCATATATCATCGACTGATGATATGTCGAGGCGGACTGAGGGCAATCTGCGGCGCCAGTCCCATCCTGTCGGGCTGCGGCTGCACAATTGTCGACAGCTGAGACCTCGCTCGCGGCAGCCACGGGGTGGCGCTACGTGGCGGTGCCTCACCCGATCCTGCCCAGGACCGGGAAGGTATCGAGCAGCCAATAGGCGAAGCGCGACAGTTGTCCTGTCATCATGGCCAGCCCCATGATGACCATGACGCCGCCAGCCCCCTTGTAGAGAAGGCGCCCGGCGTGCCCGACTTCCTTGAGGCGCACCGCGATTACATCGGTGAAGAGCGCCGCCAGCAGGAAAGGCACCCCGAGCCCGGCGGAGTAGATCGAAAGAAGCCAGATTCCGCCGGACATCTGCGCTGAGCTGGCGCTCACCGTCAGAATGGCGCCAAGGATCGGGCCGATGCAGGGAGTCCAGCCGAAGGCGAAGGCGAGCCCAAGCAGATAAGCCCCGAGCGGGCGTCCGCCCGGGACGTCCAAGCTGAATCGGGTGTCGCGGAAGAACAGGCCGACGCGAAACACGCCGAGCATGAACAGCCCGAAGAGGATGACGACCGCGCCGCCCACCAGGTTGAGCTCGTAGCGATATGTGAGGAGCAGGTGGCCGAGCATGCTGGCGCCCGCGCCGAGCAGCACGAAAACCGTCGAGAACCCGAGCACGAAACAGAGGCTGAGCCCTGCGGCCGGCAGGCGGGCCACAACATTGGCGCGTCGCGCCGTTGCCAGATCTTGGCCGGCGATATACGAGACATAGCCCGGTACGAGCGGCAGAACGCAGGGCGAGAGAAAAGAGATGGCGCCGGCAAGGAAAGCGGCGAACACACCGATGCCGGATATTTCAAGCATGCTGATGGCGATCCCAATCGTTCAGTTGAAGAAGTCCGTCAAGCGGCCCCAGAATCCGGGTCCGCTACTGGTGTGCCGCTTGGCGAAGTCGTTCGTGAGGGCGTTCACGAACAGCACCATGTTCGTCGGGTCGAACCCAAGCCCGTAGAAGTTCGCCCGCCAGCGGCCCGTCATGTCAATGATATGTGTGACGGCACCGTGGATCCGTGTTCCGGCTTCCGCCGAGCTGAAGCCCTGGTCGAATGCCTCAACAAGCTTACGCGTGGCGTTGTCCGGCTGGTCCGGCGCGGTGGTCAGAAACGTCCAGTTGGCGGGATCGAGCCCATGCGCAGGTCCATAGGCGCGCATCACGTCGGGCGTGTCGTTCGCCGGATCGGTAGTGATCGTCACGAACTCGACCAGACCCTTCATCGGCGTTTGATTAACCATTTCCTGCACAGCCGCGAGCTTCTCCGCCTGCAGCGGGCACATGTCGGGACAGCTGGCATAGACGAAGTTCAGCACCACAACTTTCCCGCGGAAGTCCCCTGGGCTGTAGATCCGGCCGTCGGCATCGCTCAACCTGAAATCCGGCGGCTGCATATCGAAGGCCTGGAAGTATCTTTCCTTGCCACCGAGCAGCTCGCTCAGCTCGGCTGTTGAATGGGCAAGAACGGGTGTGGCGACGAGGGCGACTGCGAGTGCCAACACGGTACGGCGGGTCAGGCGACTCACTTCTTCCTCCTATTGATGGTCATTCCGACAAGGCGGACTGTTCCGCCTCCGCGGGTATGGCCCTCTTGCC is part of the Micavibrio sp. TMED2 genome and harbors:
- a CDS encoding cytochrome C biogenesis protein — encoded protein: MLEISGIGVFAAFLAGAISFLSPCVLPLVPGYVSYIAGQDLATARRANVVARLPAAGLSLCFVLGFSTVFVLLGAGASMLGHLLLTYRYELNLVGGAVVILFGLFMLGVFRVGLFFRDTRFSLDVPGGRPLGAYLLGLAFAFGWTPCIGPILGAILTVSASSAQMSGGIWLLSIYSAGLGVPFLLAALFTDVIAVRLKEVGHAGRLLYKGAGGVMVIMGLAMMTGQLSRFAYWLLDTFPVLGRIG
- a CDS encoding MBL fold metallo-hydrolase, giving the protein MPDYQHLTRHSPSTGRGSPDVWGVYEAATGSIQYVVACPETKAAVVIDTVLNFDPAAARTSTESAERILALIEENGLTLTRILDTHPHADHLMASHWLKQRTGKPNAIGEKVREIAKLWRDYYHEPGAFQTERHFDALFANGDTFEVGSLSFRVMLSPGHTLGSITYVVGDAVFAHDTLMYPDVGSSRADFPGGSAAELWDSIQAILALPDGTRVFIGHDYGADGRDEPMWEATVGEHLASNKHVKKGTTKADFVATREERDATLGLPERMLHALQVNLRGGALPEPEVDGNSYFKIPANKF
- a CDS encoding cytochrome-c oxidase, yielding MSRLTRRTVLALAVALVATPVLAHSTAELSELLGGKERYFQAFDMQPPDFRLSDADGRIYSPGDFRGKVVVLNFVYASCPDMCPLQAEKLAAVQEMVNQTPMKGLVEFVTITTDPANDTPDVMRAYGPAHGLDPANWTFLTTAPDQPDNATRKLVEAFDQGFSSAEAGTRIHGAVTHIIDMTGRWRANFYGLGFDPTNMVLFVNALTNDFAKRHTSSGPGFWGRLTDFFN